In the Syntrophus aciditrophicus SB genome, GTCAGCTTGGTTTGAAAGCCGACGATATTGAAAAGGGTTGCTTCCCTGTTCTCCTGACGAAGTTGTATCACCGCGTAAGGCTGCTTGCCAGTTTTAGGATCGACTATACCGACCGGTTTCATTGGACCGAAAAGCAGCGTTGAGACCCCGCGGCCTGCAATAACTTCAATGGGAAGGCACCCCTCAAAATACTTGTAATCCTCGAAATCTCGAAGAGAAACGGTCTGCCCCTCCGTCAGAGTTTTCCAGAAAAGTTCATACTCCTCTTTTCCCATGGAGCAGTTTAAATAGTCGCCTTGGCCGTCATCATCATATCTTGAAGCCCTGAACACTTTTTCGTAATCGATCGAATCCGCTTCAATGACGGGGGATATTGCATCGTAAAAGTAGAGATAGGAATTTCCGGTTATTCCGGCGATGCTCTGGGATAAGCTGTCGGAGGTCAGTGGACCCGTCGCGATAATCACCAGACCGTCCGCTGGAATGTCAGTTATTTCCTGATGAATAATGGTCAGTTTGGGAAATTCCTTCAGTTTTTTCTCAATGAACTTCGAGAAAGCGCGACGGTCTACAGCTAAAGCCCTTCCGGCCGGAACCGAGGTGGCATCAGCCGCACTCATTATCAGCGAGTTCATGCGGCGCATTTCCTCTTTAAGCGTGCCAGCAGCATTTTCAATGATATTAGAGCGAAGTGAATTACTGCAAACCAGTTCTGCAAGATGACTGGACCGATGGGCCGGGGAAAAATTTACCGGCTTCATCTCATAGAGGGTGACAGAATGACCCTTATTGAGAAGCTGCCAGGCAGCCTCACAACCGGCCAGGCCGCCGCCGATAATGGCTATGGAATCATTTTTGCTCAATTAGTTCCCTTTAAAATGCAAGAATTTATGACTGGTCATCCCTGTATCCACAATCCTTGTTGGGACAGGCCTTATAGCTTCCTTCTGTGCGAGAGTATTTTTCGACCAGAAACGGGGAATTGCACTGAGGACAGGGCTCCGGTATCGGCTTGTCCCAGACAGCAAAGGTGCAATTCGGGTAGTTGGAACAGCCAAAAAAACTTCTTCCCTTTTTTGTGCGCTTTTCGATTATCTCGCCGTCACATCCTTCCTGTGGACATTTCACACCAAGACTGATAGGCATCGTGTGCTTACAGTCAGGATAGCCGGAGCATCCCAGAAAACGACCGAATCTGCCATGCTTAATGAGCATATTCTTCCCGCATTTCGGGCAAACCGTATCTGTCATTTCACCTCCCTTGGCACTTCTTTCGACACCTTCGCCCTGCTCGATATTTCTTGTATTTTTGCATGCGGGATAGTTGGAGCAGGCAATGAATTTACCGTTTTTACCCCATTTTATGACCATTGGACTCTGACATTTTTCACATATCAGATCGGTGGGGGTCTCTTCCCGCTTGATATTTTTCATTTCGAGCCTGGCTTTGCTGAGGTCTTCCTCGAAAGGAGCATAAAATTCCTGCAACGTTTCGATGCGTTTCTGCTTTCCCTCTTCAATCAGGTCGAGCTGGTTTTCCAAGGAAGCCGTGAAAGAAACGTCCATAACCTTGGGGAAGTTTTTTACCAGAAGTTCCGTAACGATCGTTCCCAGTTCGGTAGGATGGAACTTTCCCTGTTCAAGCCGGGCATAATTCCGGTCCTGAATGGTGCTCAGAATTGCCGCATAAGTGCTCGGCCTTCCAATGCCTTGTTCTTCGAGTTCACGAACCAGTGAGGCTTCTGAAAATCTGGGAGGGGGTTGCGTGAATTTCTGTTCCGGCGTGATTTTCAAGAGAGTAAGCCGTTCCCCTTCATTCAAGTCCGGCAGAATTTTTCCCGACTCCATTTCCTCATTCTGTTCCTTGTCTTCTTTGCCCTCGGTATACACAATGGTATAACCGGGGAACTTGAGAATCGCCCCTTGGGCGCGGAATGTATAAAAATCCGCGGAAACTTCAACCGTTGTTTGATCATAAAGAGCCGGATTCATCTGACTTGCCACGAAGCGATTCCAGATCAACTGATAAAGACGGAATTGATCGGCACTCAGAAAGTGCTTGATTTTCTGAGGATTGTAGTTCATCGACGAGGGACGGATGGCTTCGTGGGCATCCTGCGTTTTCCCTTTGCTTTTAAAGAAACGTGCTTTTGCAGGCAGAAATGGAGGATCGTAGTTTTCACGGATGTAAGATCGGACCTCCTTCAGAGCATCCTCGGCGATCCGCACGGAATCCGTCCTCATGTAGGTAATGAGGCCGACAGGGCCTTCTTCACCGAGTTCAATCCCTTCGTAAAGCTTCTGTGCAGTCGCCATGGTTTTTTTTGCAGAGAAACGCAGCAAACGTGAGGCTTCCTGTTGCAGCTTGCTCGTTGTGAAAGGAGGCAGGGATTCTTTCTTGACCTCTTTTTTTTCAAGTTTGCTGACAACAAACTGCGGCTGCAAATCCCGATCTTCAGATAGATTGATAGTTGGTTTTGAGCCGGATTTGACGCCTCCCGATAAGCGAGACACAATCTCGTTGGCCTGAGCTTCATTCTTTACTTTTGCCTTTTTGCCGGTGATCTTGATGAGTCTGGCTTCAAAGGGCGGGGGGGTGACGCCTTTCAACTGAACGGAAATGTTCCAGTATTCTTCGGGGATGAAGCGTTTGATCTCCTCTTCCCGGTCGCAGATCATCCGGACAGCTACCGACTGGACGCGCCCCGCACTGAGTCCTCTTTTTACTTTTTCCCATAAGATGGGGCTGATCTGATAACCGACCAGCCGGTCAAGGATGCGTCTGGTCTGTTGCGCTTCATATTTATTGAAGTCCAGCTTACCGGGATGGTTGATTGCATCCAGTATCGTATTTTTAGTCAGATCGTTGAACAGAACACGATAAATTTCCTTGTTCTTGGCTTTGATTTCTTCCGCGATGTGCCAGGCAATTGCCTCCCCTTCACGATCCGGATCGGGTGCAAGAAAGATGCGGCTGACATTTTTCGCTGCCTTCTTTAAATCGGCAATGACCTTTTTCTTGTCATCGATGACGCTGTATGTCGGCTGAAACTCATTCTGGGGATCGATGCCCAGCGTCTTCTTGGGCAGGTCCTTGATATGTCCCTTCGAAGCCAGGACCTCATAGTCCGCACCGAGATATTTTTTTAGAGTTTTTACCTTTGTGGGAGATTCAACGATAATCAGGGAATCCGGCATGATTGCTCCTTACGTTTATAAAGCTTTCCCGGCAACTGCAAGATCGCTTCGTACAGTTCCAGATTCAAGAGACAATTCAATGTCTCATTGATGTTTAATCCAGACTTCTCAATAATCAAATCGATATCGACAGGTTTGTCCGTCAGGAGATTGAAAATGAGCGCTTCGTTTTCACTGAAAGAAGGAAAGATGGAAGCAGCAGAACAGGATCTGGTTTCACAGGAGACTTTCTTCTCTGATGTTTCTGTGTTCTTTTCCTGCTCGTTCAGGAGATTATTTTCTCGCCGTCGTTCGATCTGAGGAATTATTTCTTCCAGGATGTCGCCAACATTTTCAATCAGCTTCGCTCCCTCTTTTATCAATTTGTGACTGCCCCTTGAGCCGTGGGAGTCTATATTCCCCGGAACGGCAAAGACTTCCCGCCCCTGCTCCAGGGCTATTCGCGCCGTGATTAAAGAACCGCTCCGTTCATTGGCTTCAACTATGACGACACCCAGGGAAAGACCGCTGATGATTCGGTTGCGCAGGGGGAAATTAGGGGCATTGGGCGGAGTCCCGAGTGCCAACTCGGAAATGACAGCGCCGTCAGCAGCAATTTTTTCATAAAGATTTTTATTTTCGGGAGGATAAACGATATCAAGACCGCATCCCAATACGGCGATTGTCCTGCCCCGACCCGCCAAAGCCCCCCTGTGCGCTGCAGAGTCGATGCCTCTGGCCATTCCGCTGACCACAGTGATTCCATTCAAGGCCAGCTCCCTGGCCAGTCTTTCTGTCGTGAAGACTCCATAAGTGCTGGCCGTTCGTGATCCAACCAGAGCGATATTCAGATCATCATTCTTCAGCATTCCTTTAACGTAGAGAATTGGAGGGTAATCATAAATAGTTTTCAGCAGTGAAGGGTAATGCCTGTCATGAAAGGTGATTACATGAATATTCAATTGTTGAAGCTTTTTCAAATCATATTCCAGCCTTCGCCACTCATGAAATGCCTTGATGCGCGATGCCGTCTTCGGACCGATTCCAGGGACTGACATCAGATCCTGATAGGAGGCGTGAAAGACATCATGGGGAAATTTAAAGGCATCCATTAAAGATCTGAATCCCAAGTTTCCGATCCCATTGACGGATCGTAAGGCCATCCAGTATATCAGTTCATCATTTTCCATATAACTTTTTTAGGCCCTGAAATGACATGCGTTTTTTCTTTTTTCAAACGGCCTGATTTCGGGAGAAATTTTGATTTCATTGTATTACAAATAACAGACCGAAGCTGCGGCTGCATTTCAAAATTGAAGAATAATCTTCCCAAGATCAAGGACAGACCAGCAAACTAATTGCCGATAATGAGAGGAACAAAGATAAATATTTTCCAACCATTTTCTCCTGGTGGTCAACGAAAGTGAGAACTTTATCGATTAAATTTCATGTGTCAAGCATTTTCGTAATAACTGATGATTTGCTGCAGCCTGCAGTTTTAAAAAATGTATGCATATCAATGTCGCTGGCGGTTATGAAATGAGGACGAAGATTGCGACATTACATTGAATGTTGAAACTCATGATATATTGGGCCTTGACAAAAAAATAAAAGCAGTTTAGAAACGAACCTCCCCGATAAAGGTTTGTTCTTGTCTCAATGCGCCAGTAGCTCAGCTGGATAGAGCAACGGACTTCTAATCCGTAGGTCCCGGGTTCGAATCCCTGCTGGCGTACCATATACTATGGTGGGTGTAGCTCAAATGGTCAGAGTGCCGGGTTGTGGCCCCGGAGGTTGAGGGTTCAAGTCCCTTCACTCACCCCATAATACATTGATAGATATCAATGGGTTAAATTGAAAAAGGCTCCCTTAAAGAGAGCCTTTTTTCGTTTTCCATCCATTATCAATAGGACTCAGTGTTACAGGAATGATGGGTATTTTTAATAATATTGATAATTATAACGTTTGCTGATCTTCGATAAATGTTCCAGACATCATCAGACTCCATCCGTAAGCTCAACACAAACGATTTGCTGCAGAAATATGCTCTATGAAAAAATAAAAACAGCCGGTTGATGTTAAACATCAACTAATCGTAACATCAATGAAGTTTGGTTACTCATTCAATGGAATTTGGTGTAAACATGACCATATCGGAGGCAGGTACCCGCTTCGTTCCCACATCCTTGCCGCCTCCTCGATGGATATCCCCTCTGGCTTGCAATGTTCACCGTCCCGCTCTCGGGGCCGTAACATGCGGCAGCCATAAGGCCGGGCCGGCCAAGGCAGCTCGCAGCCGTTCTCCTGCTGGAAGATGCAGCCCACCTTCCGCTGAGGATCTTTGTAATGTGGCCGAACCACCCGTGCCATTATATTCCAGTCCAAAAGCAGTACGATAGTATACCTGCCGCTGACCAAGGCCTCCTTGACCGCCTCCGCTGATCCGAAATCTGGCGGCAGACAGTGACCGGGCTGCAAGCTACAGCATCTTCCTCGGCAGCGTGAGCACATCTCAGTCTCCCGGTAGCCTTCCATATTTCCCTCCACAGTCTTGATTAAATTATGACTCAATTCCAAAAAGCGAACTATCTTAACAAAGATAAGAAGTCAAGAATCACATAAAACGTAAAAATATCAATAAATCAACTGCTCCAATTCATTTACCATGACGGCCAAACCTTCTGCGATTATAGAACTGGTCACTCAAGTCATCAGGTTTAAGAGATAAAGTTTTTTTGGCAAGGAAACGGAGAGGATGATGATTTTCCGTTACTGATCTCTGTATAAAACAGAAGCTGCTCTATCCGCAGTTTTCTCAAGAGATTTCAAATAATCATTGCATCTGCTTTTACATCTGTTATCTTTATGTGTTATTAATGACATAATTATACTTCCACATTTATGTGAGTTGGGTAATTCAATAATATGAGTCAGCAATCATCTGCTTTGCGTCGACTTGCAGGAAGAGCACTTTACCGCCGGATGTCCGCTCTGGCTGCCAAGCGGCACTCTTGTCCTGGCAAACAAAGTCAAACTGGTCAATACAGCCCGAAGGATCGGAATTGCACTAGTGCATGTTCGTCATGTGAGCCAGAATCCAAATGCTTCAATGTTCGCACATAACAGAAAATATTTTGAATTCGTTTGTGATGTTTCGCCCCTGGACGGGGAGTATGTCGTTACAAAATCTGGACTGGGCGCTTTTTATGACAATGATCTAGTACCACGTAACTTCTATAAATTCGGATAAAGACGTTTCAGCTTGATCCGAGCGTCTGAGGTAGTAAATTGCCAATCAATTATTTTGGAGCTGTTGTTTCGGTCTCTTTCCCATGCATCCACTTCGGCCTGCATGGTTTCCATGTCGGCGATCCGTCGATCAAGGCATTGACCATTCAGAACGCTGAGTTCAATTTCTGCCATGTTGAGCCAGCTTCCATGCTTCGGCGTATAATGGATGTCAAGCCGTTCCGCCAGGCGTCTGGCCTCCTTGGGCTCAAATGTTTCATAGAGTGAGGCGATATTGTGCGTATTCAAATTGTCCATAACCAGTCGCACTTTGATTGCGTCAGGATAGCGTTCATCAAGCATCTGTTTGATCTGCAACGCCCAATCCTTCCTGGTGCGGCGTTCCGTCACCGCCACATGTCTTTTGCCCGCCAACGGTTCCACTTCCATGAATATTTCTGCGACGCCGTTTCTGACGTATTCGTCGTCAACGCGCACCGGTTGTCCCGGTTTGCACGGTATCGGCTCACGGACTTCTCCGATCATTTGCTTGCAAGACTCGTCCATGCATACCACCGGATAATCAGCATCATATGGCAGATGGTAGACTTCCAAAAGATCCTCCATCGCGGCTACAAATGCTGCGCTTCCTTTCGGCGGGATTTTCCAGTACTTGCTGAGGTGAGGTCTAAGTTCGTTTTTTTTAAAATCCGCTGCACAGTCATATGCGATATGGATGGAGCGATGTTCAGCTCGACAACCTTATCGGCAAGAAGTCTGACTGTCCATCGTTGGTGTCCCTCGGGAGCCTCTGAGCAAGCCAAGGCGATCAGCCTTGCTTCAAATGCACCGTCAAACAAGATTTCTCTTGGCGGTTTTTCCCGTGGTTTGCGCTCCATCGCAGATTCAAGGCCATCCGTTACAAACCGCTTTTTTAAATGTTCAATCGTGCGGCTTGTTATTCCAAGCGCCTTTGCAATGTCGGCAACATTCCATGCCGGCCCATCAATTCCGGCGTCACAAAGCAATAAAGCCCGGGCATGTATAACTCTTCTCGCGTGTGTTTTTCCACGTCGTGTTAATGCCTCCAATTCTTTACGATCATCCTGGGTCAATGTTACTCGATATCTTGGTGACATGGCGACCTCCTTTATCATGGTGTCACCAGTGTATCACACTTTATACAAAAGCGAACTATAATATGTTACGTGGTACTAGATACGTTCTTACATTCACTCGAAGCAATACATCTTTTCCTCTGTGGTCTGCTGTCTTTCATGTGCGCTGCCACGACAGCCTGTGAGGCTTATGCACGAGGGTACAGCGTTTTATTTGTTCGTAATGCTACAGCATCGATTCCAATTAGTGGTGTGTCTGCTGAAATGATCCATAAAGTGGTTTGTGCGATTCAGGGATGAATGTTTTCCACGATCATGAGTACTGACGATGCTATACGGCTTCTGAGAGGTGAGACAAAGTGATCAAACAACATTATCGTGCTATCGCTTTCTACTCCGGCGGGGTCGATTCAACGATAGCCCCGCTCCTCGCTTTGGAAGATCTCGATCTGCGCCGGGAAGACATGCTGTTACTTTATGTCGACCTGGGAGGGGCTGTTGACAGGGTGAACAGGGCTGAGCAGCGAGCGAAAATCCTCGGAATAGATTTTATCGCCATTGATGGCCGAGCTGACTTCGCCCGTGATTACTTGTCGCAGGCTATTTTATTGAATGGGTCGTACTGGGGATACCCATTGATCACCCCCCTATCCCGAGCATTCATGGTCGAGGCGGCTGCTTCGTTACTCACTTTTGGGAACGGCGAAACACGCTACCTGGTTAACCGCTGCACTCGATACCAGAATACGCGTTACCGGCTTGAGAAGCATTGTGCTAAGTATCCTCACTTTGCGGCGCTTGCTCCATTCATGCATCGCAGCATTAGTCGTCCGGAAAAGATCGAACTTCTTCGTCGAAATGGTATAGAACCCGGGCGTGGCGCTGAAATCGCTGAGGATGAGAACCTGTGGGGATGTGCTCTGGAAGGCGCGCCTCTGAACGACCTCAGCGATATCGAGATGAAGAAGGTGTTCCGAGTTACACAGGACATTTGGCCACCGTCACACACCTCCGATCGCTTTACGCTTCATTTTGCTGATGGATTGCCAATTGCCATTGATGGTAAGTTTATGCCGCTTAACGATATCATCGAACAGTGTGGGCAATTCGGTGCAAAGCATGGGGTAGGCAGGATTGTCATTTTCGAGGATACCGTTCCGGAACTTGGATACAAGCAGCGGGGTGTTTTTGAATCACCAGCCAGTACAATTCTTTATGCCGCTCATCGATTCATCGAGGATGCAGTCCACACACACTGATCGCATGCTCAAACGAGACATTGACCAGCAATGGGCGGAAATTGTTTATCGTGGAGAGTGGTTCGATGCAAATCGCCGCGAATTGTCAGCAGTTGGCCGCAGCTTCCAGTCCTGCGTATCTGGAGATGTGGAAATCGAGGTCTTTCTCGCGCATGTCCGGATCACGAATGCGGCTATTCCTCACTGTCAGCCCCTCGGTCCGCAATCTATAACAGGCGAAGATTAACCGGCTAAAGAACGCCCGCAAACATCTGGAGGCGGCCTGAAGTCATAGTTTCGTTTAGACTCATTGAAGCAGGACTGGCTTCCTCCAAATTTTAGATGAAAACATTGATTCATGAGGAGTTGATTCATGAGAAGACAGACAGAACATGCCATAAAATTACAGGATATGTATGCCAAAGAAGATGGAAGATTGAAGGGAAAAGATAGATGGGAGAAATTTCCTTTGTTCTGGTTTCATTTGTTTCTGTCTTACAAGTGTACAAGAAGATGTGTCTATTGTTATGCATTTAATCAGGTGGGCGATGATAATGCAATGGAAATGGATGAACACATTTTTTCAAGATTATCGGAGTGGATACCTGAAGTATGGAAAGTCAATAACGTTAAAGTCAATTCCATTATTTTCCTTGGGGGGAACCTCTGCTGAGAACGGATAGGATCAAGAAAGTTATGGATTCTGTATATGAAAATACGGATGGCATGCAGGCATCTCTTTATACGAATGGAGATTTAATCGATTCCGTAAACTGGGAAAATCTGGAAGATATCCAATATATGATATCGAACATCACAGATATCTCGATTGAAGAATTAGCGAAAAGGATGAAGATCATAAGTGAAAGATCCAATGTGATCGGTCAGACAATCGTCGCTACACTGGATGATTATAACCTGGCGAGGCTTCTCGATATCTCAAAATTCGGAGTAGAAAATGGATATCCTTTAAGATACCAGAGGGATATGTACCGGGGATTGGATATGGAATACGGAAAAATGCTCTTAAAGCAATATTGATGAGCGACAATTATAACTCCCGCCGTATTGCCTCACCTGAAAAGCTTACCCAAGAGGATCGTTGCCTCATTCCAAATCTTACCGAACATACTTTATTCAATCATCTTCCTGACATTTTTCCCAGGTTACTCTGTCCTTTATGTTGTCAATCAAAAAGCGTATGCCCTGGTTATCGGAGGGATTGAGCCACAGCATCCGTTCAAAATTCCGTGCAGCCTCGATGAAACGACCCAGACGCCAGAGGCAGATCCCATACCCGTGCATGCAGCGAAGAAATGGCCGGTTATCAATGAACCCCCAAGGGAGTAAGCCATTAAAATCAGGCCCCAGGGAGAGCTCACCGATGCGCAGGCCCACCTCGTAATGATGTATCGCCACGTTGGGAGTACGGTCGAATACGAAGTTTCCCAGATGCGCGAGTGCATCCAGGCAACGTAGATCTTCCTGACAGAGTCCCATCAGGATCTTGAAGGCGGCCTCAGGGTCTCCGGTATTCTTGAGATCATTGGACCTGCAGATCGGGTCGTCGCCAAAGTCGTCGGGTTTCATACCCGGCAAGACCTGCTCCATTTCGAATGCCTGCCGCGCACCGTATGCGATGATTGGTTTTGCCCATTCCTCGATCGGCTCATCTTCTTCGCCCCAGTAATGCTCTTCCGGGGTCCATGTGCCGACGTTCTCAAGCTCAAGGGGGACAAGTCCCAGTGCCGCTACATTAAGCCGTTTCGAGTCGATTTTGCCGGCAAGATAGGTGTGGCCGGCAAAGTTCCACCTCTTTCCCTGTCTGACCGTTATGATTTCTCCAGGAATCATGTCCCAGGTTCGACCTGTGCGGAAAGTCACGATGAGATCGCTCTTCAGGAGGCGGCACCGCGCTGACTGTTGCTTGACCGAGAGCACAACGAGCTCGACGGAATCTTCCTGGCCAAGACCGGCATCTTTCTCTCTGCGGCGAGGCTCCCGGTAGGAAGAGGCAGATTCAGGAGGAAACGGGTCGAGCCCCAGCCACTTCCGGTAGCAGGCCAGGTAACGGTAACCCTTCGATTGCCTGGGAAACACGACATCTGTCGCCGCCACAATATGCCTGGTGCCATCCATACGCCGACACGTCGCGGTTAAACCACGCCGCTCATTTCCGTCATAGTCAATTTCAAGCACTGCAACTGGCTCACCGATGACGATTCCATCGCAAGGGAAGCTGATTTCGTCTTCCATGACCTGCCTGAATGCCCAGAGTTGTTCATCATCGCCGTAAGCATCAACGGTGATTTCCTCAATAAGTTCGTCCAGGGCTGCCAAGTCTTTACCGGAGTCATCTGCTTTTTTCATTTGTCATCCTCCGCACCCTGTTTTTGCAACGTTTAAGCTGCTGGGGTAAGAATTACGATCATTTTCCAGGAAGTTCATCAATTTGTATTTTTGCTCCAAGTGGTCGTGGTAGCCCTTCTTGAAGAAGTTGTCCCTCTTCAAGCCATCGATGATCAAAGGTAAGAATCGCCTTGGCTCGCCACTCTTGAATACGCCTTTGCAAGGTTCGCAGCTGGCCATCGGAGTATTGGTCAGGATAGAGTATCTGGAGTTCACGCAAGATTGATTTTGCCGTTCGTTCCGGATTTTTTTCTAGTCGTCCACAGATCTCAGCCCATACGGATTGAAAGGGATCCTTACGTGTACGCCAGGTATGAGGAGCTCGCACAGCTTTCGTTCGATGGTATTTGCACTTCTGCGGTTCAGGATTACTTGGCACCATATCAGAAATGCTATTTCTGTCATTCTGCGCGGAATGATTCAACTCAATTCTGTTAAATTCTATCTCAGCAAGCCGAACTGTGCTATTTATCCCCGCAGGTGGTTCTCCCGTCTGCAATACAGTATGTTTCCAAAGTGCATCCTGCAGGATTCTCAGCTGACGAAGAAGTTCTACAGGATCAAGAGCCAAGTAGATCGTATTAAGGCTTTCGGTCGCCTCGGCACCCCGTGCCGCACATAAGCGCTGGAAGGGGGTTTTTGCCGGGCAGTAGATTTTTTGTATTCTGGCTCCACTGCGGTGCTTTTCATGAAGCTTCATCGACGGCTGGAAAAAGTTAACATAGAGCCGCACCGCCCGGTAGAGTTCCCTCAACTGGAGAAAGGCCCCTTCTCCTTCAAATCGATCATAGCCGACCAACTGCCTTACGACCACCCCGTTTTTCTGCTCCACATAACATTGGTCGTTCTTCTTATAGGCACGCCCTCTTGTAAATGTGATTTTCTCACGCTCACAGTAAGCCAAGAGTTCCGCATTGATAAATTCACTGCCATTGTCTGTATCCAGACCAAGAAGCGGAAAGGGCAATATCTTACGGATGTAATCAAGGCTTTCAATGACAGCATGCCGACTGCGGAACAAAAGAGGTAGGCATTCCACCCAGCCGGTAGCAATGTCAGTTAGCACAAGGGTGTTGAGATAAGCTCCTTCGGTGCTTTGTCCACAATGGGCCACAAGATCGGCCTGAAAAAAACCTGGCTCCGTTTCGTTCCAATCCGAAAATGTACGAACCAAAATCTGTTTTTTGAGAAGAATGCCGGATTTTGTTGTACAGGCACCTTGGGGAGCTGACTTTCTAAAAGGACGTAAAACTCGGTCAATGGTTGCCGGATTTATGGAAAGTAATTGGCTTCTGACTTTCTCCGTAACCTCCAGATGTCCATGGCGCTCCATGGCAGGCACAAGTTCTTCAAGAAACGGTGCAAGCCGCTTGGAGCCAATGAAATTGGCCGCTCCCCATAAAATCTGCAGCGCTTCCTGCACTTCAGTGCCATAACTACGCTGTCTCTGTCTCTGAATAGAAACCACAGGCGCCACGGCCGGCATGGAAAGCAACCGGATTGCATATTTCCTGGCATAGCCACTTGAGGCAATAAACTCATTTAGAATAATTGATTTCTGTTCGCGGCTGGCTTCTCTGTAGCGGGAAACCACCTGAGAAAGCAACTCTCTTCTGGATTGAAAACTCATTCTCAGCCTCACGATACCCCCCCTTTTTGCTTTTTCATGAAACAGCATGGGGACATTATGGGTTACATTTCTCGTGAGGCAACTGCTCTATGAAAGGAAGATTTCAGGTGAGGCAATGCGAACGGGAAAAATAGTTGACGTTCATCACAATATAATGAGTTATGCGATTTATTGGAAAATTATATTATCCGAGGATATGATGTTAGAACAACTTTCCTGTTGGATTTTTTGATTCCTGAATGGGATTTTGAGCCTTCTCCCTATCTTTGTGGAAAAAGACTTGCTACGGTGCATCCTGATGGAACAGTTGCCTCATGTATTCGAGAACATTCATTTAAATCGGGAACAATTTTTGACGCAGATCCTTTAAAAGCAATACAATGCGATCTATATCATAATGATTTCGGAGAACCGGACATTCCAGAAGAGTGCAGACGGTGTGACGTCAGAACAGCTTGTCAGGGAGGATGTCCGCAAGATAAGTTATTGCTGACCGGTACGAGGGCAGGAAAATCTGTTTTATGTGAGATACACAGAGAAATTATTCCAAAGTTAAGATACTTAAACCATCTAAAAAAAATCAGGGTTCCTCGAGACCACAATTGAGCGCTTCAAGGACTATCTTTCCCGTGGCCCTTTCCCAACGAGGAACCCCGGCAGACGATCTGTGGGCTCACGAGCCATAAGGATTACGTATTACTTTAACGTTGGAGACTTTAAAATTTGATTTTGCCGAGCTGCATGTCGGGCATGTCCAGTCGGCGGGAAGATTATCAAAAGCGGTACCTGTCGGGATATTGGACTTTGGGTCTCCTTT is a window encoding:
- the dprA gene encoding DNA-processing protein DprA; its protein translation is MENDELIYWMALRSVNGIGNLGFRSLMDAFKFPHDVFHASYQDLMSVPGIGPKTASRIKAFHEWRRLEYDLKKLQQLNIHVITFHDRHYPSLLKTIYDYPPILYVKGMLKNDDLNIALVGSRTASTYGVFTTERLARELALNGITVVSGMARGIDSAAHRGALAGRGRTIAVLGCGLDIVYPPENKNLYEKIAADGAVISELALGTPPNAPNFPLRNRIISGLSLGVVIVEANERSGSLITARIALEQGREVFAVPGNIDSHGSRGSHKLIKEGAKLIENVGDILEEIIPQIERRRENNLLNEQEKNTETSEKKVSCETRSCSAASIFPSFSENEALIFNLLTDKPVDIDLIIEKSGLNINETLNCLLNLELYEAILQLPGKLYKRKEQSCRIP
- the trmFO gene encoding methylenetetrahydrofolate--tRNA-(uracil(54)-C(5))-methyltransferase (FADH(2)-oxidizing) TrmFO, encoding MSKNDSIAIIGGGLAGCEAAWQLLNKGHSVTLYEMKPVNFSPAHRSSHLAELVCSNSLRSNIIENAAGTLKEEMRRMNSLIMSAADATSVPAGRALAVDRRAFSKFIEKKLKEFPKLTIIHQEITDIPADGLVIIATGPLTSDSLSQSIAGITGNSYLYFYDAISPVIEADSIDYEKVFRASRYDDDGQGDYLNCSMGKEEYELFWKTLTEGQTVSLRDFEDYKYFEGCLPIEVIAGRGVSTLLFGPMKPVGIVDPKTGKQPYAVIQLRQENREATLFNIVGFQTKLTWTEQRRIFRMIPGLGNAEFARYGSIHRNTFINSPALLEKTLQLKTAEHIFFAGQITGVEGYIESTAMGLMAGLSVSEFHKGKSFLPPPPETAMGALLNHITDTDSKQFQPMNINWGLVSPLPGKVKKRERGERYAHRALESLARWQSETSAEH
- the topA gene encoding type I DNA topoisomerase, which codes for MPDSLIIVESPTKVKTLKKYLGADYEVLASKGHIKDLPKKTLGIDPQNEFQPTYSVIDDKKKVIADLKKAAKNVSRIFLAPDPDREGEAIAWHIAEEIKAKNKEIYRVLFNDLTKNTILDAINHPGKLDFNKYEAQQTRRILDRLVGYQISPILWEKVKRGLSAGRVQSVAVRMICDREEEIKRFIPEEYWNISVQLKGVTPPPFEARLIKITGKKAKVKNEAQANEIVSRLSGGVKSGSKPTINLSEDRDLQPQFVVSKLEKKEVKKESLPPFTTSKLQQEASRLLRFSAKKTMATAQKLYEGIELGEEGPVGLITYMRTDSVRIAEDALKEVRSYIRENYDPPFLPAKARFFKSKGKTQDAHEAIRPSSMNYNPQKIKHFLSADQFRLYQLIWNRFVASQMNPALYDQTTVEVSADFYTFRAQGAILKFPGYTIVYTEGKEDKEQNEEMESGKILPDLNEGERLTLLKITPEQKFTQPPPRFSEASLVRELEEQGIGRPSTYAAILSTIQDRNYARLEQGKFHPTELGTIVTELLVKNFPKVMDVSFTASLENQLDLIEEGKQKRIETLQEFYAPFEEDLSKARLEMKNIKREETPTDLICEKCQSPMVIKWGKNGKFIACSNYPACKNTRNIEQGEGVERSAKGGEMTDTVCPKCGKNMLIKHGRFGRFLGCSGYPDCKHTMPISLGVKCPQEGCDGEIIEKRTKKGRSFFGCSNYPNCTFAVWDKPIPEPCPQCNSPFLVEKYSRTEGSYKACPNKDCGYRDDQS
- a CDS encoding cysteine hydrolase family protein gives rise to the protein MLCVDLQEEHFTAGCPLWLPSGTLVLANKVKLVNTARRIGIALVHVRHVSQNPNASMFAHNRKYFEFVCDVSPLDGEYVVTKSGLGAFYDNDLVPRNFYKFG
- a CDS encoding IS630 family transposase (programmed frameshift) — its product is MSPRYRVTLTQDDRKELEALTRRGKTHARRVIHARALLLCDAGIDGPAWNVADIAKALGITSRTIEHLKKRFVTDGLESAMERKPREKPPREILFDGAFEARLIALACSEAPEGHQRWTVRLLADKVVELNIAPSISHMTVQRNFKKNELRPHLSKYWKIPPKGSAAFVAAMEDLLEVYHLPYDADYPVVCMDESCKQMIGEVREPIPCKPGQPVRVDDEYVRNGVAEIFMEVEPLAGKRHVAVTERRTRKDWALQIKQMLDERYPDAIKVRLVMDNLNTHNIASLYETFEPKEARRLAERLDIHYTPKHGSWLNMAEIELSVLNGQCLDRRIADMETMQAEVDAWERDRNNSSKIIDWQFTTSDARIKLKRLYPNL